One window of the Canis aureus isolate CA01 chromosome 1, VMU_Caureus_v.1.0, whole genome shotgun sequence genome contains the following:
- the SLC7A10 gene encoding asc-type amino acid transporter 1 isoform X2 codes for MAGHTQQPSGRGNPGPAPSPCPGPGASERVALKKEIGLLSACTIIIGNIIGSGIFISPKGVLEHSGSVGLALFVWVLGGGVTALGSLCYAELGVAIPKSGGDYAYVTEIFGGLAGFLLLWSAVLIMYPTSLAVISMTFSNYVLQPVFPNCIPPAAASRALSMACLMLLTWVNSSSVRWATRIQDIFTGGKLLALSLIIGVGFVQIFQGHFEELRPSNAFDFWMTPSVGHLALAFLQGSFAFSGWNFLNYVTEELVDPRKNLPRAIVISIPLVTFVYTFTNIAYFTAMSPQELLSSNAVAVTFGEKLLGYFSWVMPVSVALSTFGGINGYLFTSSRLCFSGAREGHLPGLLAMIHVRRCTPIPALLVCCGATAIIMLVGDTYTLINYVSFINYLCYGVTILGLLVLRWRRPALHRPIKVNLLVPVAYLVFWAFLLVFSFISEPMVCGVGVIIILTGVPVFFLGVFWRSKPKCVHRLTESMTRWGQELCFVVYPQEAPEEEENSPCQSSPLPATDKPLKTQ; via the exons ggaaCATCATTGGCTCCGGCATCTTCATCTCCCCCAAGGGGGTCCTGGAGCACTCAGGCTCTGTGGGTCTGGCCCTCTTCGTCTGGGTCCTGGGTGGAGGCGTCACTGCCCTGGGCTCCCTCTGCTACGCGGAGCTGGGCGTCGCCATCCCCAAGTCTGGTGGAGACTACGCCTATGTCACCGAGATCTTCGGGGGCCTGGCTGG CTTCCTGCTGCTCTGGAGCGCGGTCCTCATCATGTACCCCACCAGCCTGGCTGTCATCTCCATGACCTTCTCGAACTACGTGCTGCAGCCCGTGTTCCCCAACTGCATCCCCCCGGCCGCGGCCTCCCGCGCCCTCTCCATGGCCTGCCTGA tGCTCCTGACGTGGGTGAACAGCTCCAGCGTGCGCTGGGCCACACGCATCCAGGACATCTTCACCGGCGGGAAGCTGCTGGCCCTGTCCCTCATCATTGGCGTGGGCTTTGTCCAGATCTTCCAAG GGCACTTCGAGGAGCTGAGGCCCAGCAATGCCTTTGACTTCTGGATGACACCGTCCGTGGGTCACCTGGCCTTGGCCTTCCTCCAGGGCTCCTTTGCCTTCAGCGGCTGGAACTTCCTCAACTACGTCACGGAGGAGCTGGTTGACCCTCGAAA GAACCTACCTCGTGCCATTGTCATCTCCATCCCACTGGTGACCTTTGTGTACACCTTCACCAACATCGCCTACTTCACGGCCATGTCGCCCCAGGAGCTGCTGTCCTCTAACGCAGTGGCTGTG ACCTTCGGGGAGAAGCTGCTGGGCTACTTTTCTTGGGTCATGCCCGTCTCCGTGGCACTTTCCACTTTTGGAGGGATCAATGGCTACCTgttcacctcctccag ACTGTGCTTCTCTGGGGCCCGAGAGGGGCACCTGCCCGGCCTGCTGGCCATGATCCACGTCAGACGCtgcacccccatccctgccctcctcGTCTGT TGCGGGGCCACAGCGATCATCATGCTTGTGGGAGACACGTACACGCTCATCAACTATGTGTCCTTCATCAACTACCTCTGCTACGGCGTCACCATCCTGGGCCTGCTCGTGCTGCGCTGGAGGCGGCCAGCTCTCCACAGGCCCATCAAG GTGAACCTCCTCGTCCCTGTCGCGTACTTGGTTTTCTGGGCATTCCTACTGGTCTTCAGCTTCATCTCGGAGCCCATGGTGTGTGGGGTCGGCGTGATCATCATCCTCACTGGGGTGCCTGTTTTCTTCCTGGGGGTCTTCTGGAGAAGCAAACCAAAGTGTGTGCACAGACTCACAG AGTCCATGACACGCTGGGGCCAGGAGCTGTGTTTCGTGGTCTACCCCCAGGAGGCCCCCGAGGAGGAAGAAAACAGCCCCTGCCAGTCCTCCCCGCTGCCTGCCACGGACAAGCCCTTGAAGACACAGTGA
- the LRP3 gene encoding low-density lipoprotein receptor-related protein 3 isoform X3, which produces MEQRAAAGPEGAPGARAQLAVVCLVNIVLTGRLSSAVPALAACSGKLEQHTERRGVIYSPAWPLNYPPGTNCSWYIQGDRGDMITISFRNFDVEESHQCSLDWLMLGPAAPPRQEAFRLCGSAIPPAFISARDHVWIFFHSDASSSGQAQGFRLSYIRGKLGQASCQADEFRCDNGKCLPGPWQCNTVDECGDGSDEGNCSAPASEPPGSLCPGGTFPCSGARSTRCLPAERRCDGSQDCGDGSDEAGCPDLACGRRLGSFYGSFASPDLFGAARGPSDLHCTWLVDTQDPRRVLLQLELRLGYDDYVQVYEGLGERGDRLLQTLSYRSNHRPVSLEAAQGRLTVAYHARARSAGHGFNATYQVKGYCLPWEQPCGSSGDGAAGDAGEQGCFSEPQRCDGWWHCASGRDEQGCPACPPDQYPCEGGSGLCYAPADRCNNQKSCPDGADEKNCFSCQPGTFHCGTNLCIFETWRCDGQEDCQDGSDEHGCLAAVPRKVITAALIGSLVCGLLLVIALGCAFKLYSLRTQEYRAFETQMTRLEAEFVRREAPPSYGQLIAQGLIPPVEDFPVYSASQALRPPTPPGRCI; this is translated from the exons atGGAGCAGCGCGCGGCCGCGGGGCCGGAGGGGGCGCCGGGCGCCCGGGCGCAGCTGGCCGTCGTCTGCCTGG TGAACATCGTTCTCACCGGGCGGCTCAGCAGCGCGGTTCCTGCCTTAG CTGCCTGCAGCGGGAAGCTAGAGCAGCACACAGAGCGGCGTGGTGTCATCTACAGCCCGGCCTGGCCCCTCAACTACCCTCCGGGAACCAACTGCAGCTGGTACATCCAGGGTGACCGTGGGGACATGATCACCATCAG CTTCCGCAACTTCGATGTGGAGGAGTCCCACCAGTGCTCCCTGGACTGGCTCATGCTGGGCCCAGCGGCGCCGCCCCGCCAGGAGGCCTTCCGGCTCTGCGGCTCGGCCATCCCCCCTGCCTTCATCTCCGCCCGGGACCACGTCTGGATCTTCTTCCACTCGGACGCCTCCAGCTCGGGCCAGGCCCAGGGCTTCCGTCTGTCCTACATCCGAG GGAAGCTGGGCCAGGCGTCCTGCCAGGCCGACGAGTTCCGCTGTGACAACGGCAAGTGCCTGCCGGGCCCGTGGCAGTGCAACACCGTGGACGAGTGCGGCGACGGCTCGGACGAGGGCAACTGCTCGGCGCCCGCGTCGGAGCCTCCGGGCAGCCTGTGCCCCGGGGGCACCTTCCCCTGCAGCGGGGCGCGCTCCACGCGCTGCCTGCCGGCCGAGCGGCGCTGCGACGGCTCGCAGGACTGCGGGGACGGCTCCGACGAGGCGGGCTGCCCCGACCTGGCGTGCGGCCGGCGGCTGGGCAGCTTCTACGGCTCCTTCGCGTCCCCGGACCTGTTCGGCGCGGCGCGCGGGCCGTCGGACCTGCACTGCACGTGGCTGGTGGACACGCAGGACCCGCGGCGCGTGCTGCTGCAGCTGGAGCTGCGCCTGGGCTACGACGACTACGTGCAGGTGTACGAGGGCCTGGGCGAGCGCGGCGACCGCCTGCTGCAGACCCTGTCCTACCGCAGCAACCACCGGCCCGTGAGCCTGGAGGCCGCGCAGGGCCGCCTCACCGTGGCCTACCACGCGCGCGCCCGCAGCGCCGGCCACGGCTTCAACGCCACCTACCAGGTGAAGGGCTACTGCCTCCCGTGGGAGCAGCCGTGCGGCAGCAGCGGCGACGGGGCGGCGGGCGACGCGGGCGAGCAGGGCTGCTTCTCCGAGCCGCAGCGCTGCGACGGCTGGTGGCACTGCGCCAGCGGCCGCGACGAGCAGGGCTGCCCCGCCTGCCCGCCCGACCAGTACCCCTGCGAGGGGGGCAGCGGCCTGTGCTACGCGCCCGCCGACCGCTGCAACAACCAGAAGAGCTGCCCCGACGGCGCCGACGAGAAGAACTGCTTCTCCTGCCAGCCGGGCACCTTCCACTGCGGCACCAACCTGTGCATTTTCGAGACGTGGCGCTGCGACGGCCAGGAGGACTGCCAGGACGGCAGTGACGAGCACGGCTGCCTGGCGGCGGTGCCGCGGAAGGTCATCACGGCGGCGCTCATCGGCAGCCTGGTGTGCGGCCTGCTGCTCGTCATCGCCCTGGGCTGCGCCTTCAAGCTCTACTCGCTGCGCACCCAGGAGTACAG GGCCTTCGAGACCCAGATGACGCGCCTGGAGGCCGAGTTTGTGCGGCGGGAGGCACCCCCGTCCTACGGGCAGCTCATCGCACAGGGCCTCATCCCGCCGGTGGAGGACTTCCCCGTCTACAGTGCATCCCAG GCCCTGAGGCCCCCAACCCCTCCCGGGAGATGCATCTAG
- the LRP3 gene encoding low-density lipoprotein receptor-related protein 3 isoform X2 has translation MITISFRNFDVEESHQCSLDWLMLGPAAPPRQEAFRLCGSAIPPAFISARDHVWIFFHSDASSSGQAQGFRLSYIRGKLGQASCQADEFRCDNGKCLPGPWQCNTVDECGDGSDEGNCSAPASEPPGSLCPGGTFPCSGARSTRCLPAERRCDGSQDCGDGSDEAGCPDLACGRRLGSFYGSFASPDLFGAARGPSDLHCTWLVDTQDPRRVLLQLELRLGYDDYVQVYEGLGERGDRLLQTLSYRSNHRPVSLEAAQGRLTVAYHARARSAGHGFNATYQVKGYCLPWEQPCGSSGDGAAGDAGEQGCFSEPQRCDGWWHCASGRDEQGCPACPPDQYPCEGGSGLCYAPADRCNNQKSCPDGADEKNCFSCQPGTFHCGTNLCIFETWRCDGQEDCQDGSDEHGCLAAVPRKVITAALIGSLVCGLLLVIALGCAFKLYSLRTQEYRAFETQMTRLEAEFVRREAPPSYGQLIAQGLIPPVEDFPVYSASQASVLQNLRTAMRRQMRRHASRRGPSRRRLGRLWNRLFHRPRAPRGQIPLLTAARTSQTVLGDGLLQPAPGTSPDAPAPRTDSGSPAAAADGPPSAPGRAPEVGSAGPPPSGLRDPGCRRGDKDRKACRDPPGDSPAPADMPREPCPAQDPQPAAPTASSTLGPHAPEPPGVCRSPPPPCSPTLEASDDEALLVC, from the exons ATGATCACCATCAG CTTCCGCAACTTCGATGTGGAGGAGTCCCACCAGTGCTCCCTGGACTGGCTCATGCTGGGCCCAGCGGCGCCGCCCCGCCAGGAGGCCTTCCGGCTCTGCGGCTCGGCCATCCCCCCTGCCTTCATCTCCGCCCGGGACCACGTCTGGATCTTCTTCCACTCGGACGCCTCCAGCTCGGGCCAGGCCCAGGGCTTCCGTCTGTCCTACATCCGAG GGAAGCTGGGCCAGGCGTCCTGCCAGGCCGACGAGTTCCGCTGTGACAACGGCAAGTGCCTGCCGGGCCCGTGGCAGTGCAACACCGTGGACGAGTGCGGCGACGGCTCGGACGAGGGCAACTGCTCGGCGCCCGCGTCGGAGCCTCCGGGCAGCCTGTGCCCCGGGGGCACCTTCCCCTGCAGCGGGGCGCGCTCCACGCGCTGCCTGCCGGCCGAGCGGCGCTGCGACGGCTCGCAGGACTGCGGGGACGGCTCCGACGAGGCGGGCTGCCCCGACCTGGCGTGCGGCCGGCGGCTGGGCAGCTTCTACGGCTCCTTCGCGTCCCCGGACCTGTTCGGCGCGGCGCGCGGGCCGTCGGACCTGCACTGCACGTGGCTGGTGGACACGCAGGACCCGCGGCGCGTGCTGCTGCAGCTGGAGCTGCGCCTGGGCTACGACGACTACGTGCAGGTGTACGAGGGCCTGGGCGAGCGCGGCGACCGCCTGCTGCAGACCCTGTCCTACCGCAGCAACCACCGGCCCGTGAGCCTGGAGGCCGCGCAGGGCCGCCTCACCGTGGCCTACCACGCGCGCGCCCGCAGCGCCGGCCACGGCTTCAACGCCACCTACCAGGTGAAGGGCTACTGCCTCCCGTGGGAGCAGCCGTGCGGCAGCAGCGGCGACGGGGCGGCGGGCGACGCGGGCGAGCAGGGCTGCTTCTCCGAGCCGCAGCGCTGCGACGGCTGGTGGCACTGCGCCAGCGGCCGCGACGAGCAGGGCTGCCCCGCCTGCCCGCCCGACCAGTACCCCTGCGAGGGGGGCAGCGGCCTGTGCTACGCGCCCGCCGACCGCTGCAACAACCAGAAGAGCTGCCCCGACGGCGCCGACGAGAAGAACTGCTTCTCCTGCCAGCCGGGCACCTTCCACTGCGGCACCAACCTGTGCATTTTCGAGACGTGGCGCTGCGACGGCCAGGAGGACTGCCAGGACGGCAGTGACGAGCACGGCTGCCTGGCGGCGGTGCCGCGGAAGGTCATCACGGCGGCGCTCATCGGCAGCCTGGTGTGCGGCCTGCTGCTCGTCATCGCCCTGGGCTGCGCCTTCAAGCTCTACTCGCTGCGCACCCAGGAGTACAG GGCCTTCGAGACCCAGATGACGCGCCTGGAGGCCGAGTTTGTGCGGCGGGAGGCACCCCCGTCCTACGGGCAGCTCATCGCACAGGGCCTCATCCCGCCGGTGGAGGACTTCCCCGTCTACAGTGCATCCCAG GCCTCGGTGCTGCAGAACCTCCGCACAGCCATGCGGCGACAGATGCGCCGGCACGCCTCCCGCCGCGggccctcccgccgccgcctGGGCCGCCTCTGGAACCGGCTCTTCCACCGGCCGCGGGCGCCGCGGGGACAGATCCCGCTGCTGACGGCCGCTCGCACCTCGCAGACGGTGCTGGGCGACGGGCTCCTCCAGCCTGCGCCAGGGACCAGCCCGGACGCCCCCGCACCCCGTACGGACTCGGGCAGCCCCGCGGCAGCCGCGGATGGGCCCCCCAGCGCCCCGGGCCGGGCGCCAGAAGTGGGATCTGCCGGGCCGCCCCCCTCGGGCCTGCGggacccgggctgcaggcgggggGACAAGGACAGAAAAGCCTGCAGGGACCCTCCCGGGGACAGCCCGGCCCCCGCGGACATGCCTCGGGAGCCCTGCCCGGCCCAGGACCCTCAGCCCGCGGCTCCCACTGCCAGCAGCACCCTGGGCCCCCACGCACCAGAGCCACCGGGTGTCTGCAGGAGCCCCCCGCCACCCTGCTCCCCAACGTTGGAGGCCAGCGACGATGAGGCCCTGCTGGTCTGCTGA
- the LRP3 gene encoding low-density lipoprotein receptor-related protein 3 isoform X1 codes for MEQRAAAGPEGAPGARAQLAVVCLVNIVLTGRLSSAVPALAACSGKLEQHTERRGVIYSPAWPLNYPPGTNCSWYIQGDRGDMITISFRNFDVEESHQCSLDWLMLGPAAPPRQEAFRLCGSAIPPAFISARDHVWIFFHSDASSSGQAQGFRLSYIRGKLGQASCQADEFRCDNGKCLPGPWQCNTVDECGDGSDEGNCSAPASEPPGSLCPGGTFPCSGARSTRCLPAERRCDGSQDCGDGSDEAGCPDLACGRRLGSFYGSFASPDLFGAARGPSDLHCTWLVDTQDPRRVLLQLELRLGYDDYVQVYEGLGERGDRLLQTLSYRSNHRPVSLEAAQGRLTVAYHARARSAGHGFNATYQVKGYCLPWEQPCGSSGDGAAGDAGEQGCFSEPQRCDGWWHCASGRDEQGCPACPPDQYPCEGGSGLCYAPADRCNNQKSCPDGADEKNCFSCQPGTFHCGTNLCIFETWRCDGQEDCQDGSDEHGCLAAVPRKVITAALIGSLVCGLLLVIALGCAFKLYSLRTQEYRAFETQMTRLEAEFVRREAPPSYGQLIAQGLIPPVEDFPVYSASQASVLQNLRTAMRRQMRRHASRRGPSRRRLGRLWNRLFHRPRAPRGQIPLLTAARTSQTVLGDGLLQPAPGTSPDAPAPRTDSGSPAAAADGPPSAPGRAPEVGSAGPPPSGLRDPGCRRGDKDRKACRDPPGDSPAPADMPREPCPAQDPQPAAPTASSTLGPHAPEPPGVCRSPPPPCSPTLEASDDEALLVC; via the exons atGGAGCAGCGCGCGGCCGCGGGGCCGGAGGGGGCGCCGGGCGCCCGGGCGCAGCTGGCCGTCGTCTGCCTGG TGAACATCGTTCTCACCGGGCGGCTCAGCAGCGCGGTTCCTGCCTTAG CTGCCTGCAGCGGGAAGCTAGAGCAGCACACAGAGCGGCGTGGTGTCATCTACAGCCCGGCCTGGCCCCTCAACTACCCTCCGGGAACCAACTGCAGCTGGTACATCCAGGGTGACCGTGGGGACATGATCACCATCAG CTTCCGCAACTTCGATGTGGAGGAGTCCCACCAGTGCTCCCTGGACTGGCTCATGCTGGGCCCAGCGGCGCCGCCCCGCCAGGAGGCCTTCCGGCTCTGCGGCTCGGCCATCCCCCCTGCCTTCATCTCCGCCCGGGACCACGTCTGGATCTTCTTCCACTCGGACGCCTCCAGCTCGGGCCAGGCCCAGGGCTTCCGTCTGTCCTACATCCGAG GGAAGCTGGGCCAGGCGTCCTGCCAGGCCGACGAGTTCCGCTGTGACAACGGCAAGTGCCTGCCGGGCCCGTGGCAGTGCAACACCGTGGACGAGTGCGGCGACGGCTCGGACGAGGGCAACTGCTCGGCGCCCGCGTCGGAGCCTCCGGGCAGCCTGTGCCCCGGGGGCACCTTCCCCTGCAGCGGGGCGCGCTCCACGCGCTGCCTGCCGGCCGAGCGGCGCTGCGACGGCTCGCAGGACTGCGGGGACGGCTCCGACGAGGCGGGCTGCCCCGACCTGGCGTGCGGCCGGCGGCTGGGCAGCTTCTACGGCTCCTTCGCGTCCCCGGACCTGTTCGGCGCGGCGCGCGGGCCGTCGGACCTGCACTGCACGTGGCTGGTGGACACGCAGGACCCGCGGCGCGTGCTGCTGCAGCTGGAGCTGCGCCTGGGCTACGACGACTACGTGCAGGTGTACGAGGGCCTGGGCGAGCGCGGCGACCGCCTGCTGCAGACCCTGTCCTACCGCAGCAACCACCGGCCCGTGAGCCTGGAGGCCGCGCAGGGCCGCCTCACCGTGGCCTACCACGCGCGCGCCCGCAGCGCCGGCCACGGCTTCAACGCCACCTACCAGGTGAAGGGCTACTGCCTCCCGTGGGAGCAGCCGTGCGGCAGCAGCGGCGACGGGGCGGCGGGCGACGCGGGCGAGCAGGGCTGCTTCTCCGAGCCGCAGCGCTGCGACGGCTGGTGGCACTGCGCCAGCGGCCGCGACGAGCAGGGCTGCCCCGCCTGCCCGCCCGACCAGTACCCCTGCGAGGGGGGCAGCGGCCTGTGCTACGCGCCCGCCGACCGCTGCAACAACCAGAAGAGCTGCCCCGACGGCGCCGACGAGAAGAACTGCTTCTCCTGCCAGCCGGGCACCTTCCACTGCGGCACCAACCTGTGCATTTTCGAGACGTGGCGCTGCGACGGCCAGGAGGACTGCCAGGACGGCAGTGACGAGCACGGCTGCCTGGCGGCGGTGCCGCGGAAGGTCATCACGGCGGCGCTCATCGGCAGCCTGGTGTGCGGCCTGCTGCTCGTCATCGCCCTGGGCTGCGCCTTCAAGCTCTACTCGCTGCGCACCCAGGAGTACAG GGCCTTCGAGACCCAGATGACGCGCCTGGAGGCCGAGTTTGTGCGGCGGGAGGCACCCCCGTCCTACGGGCAGCTCATCGCACAGGGCCTCATCCCGCCGGTGGAGGACTTCCCCGTCTACAGTGCATCCCAG GCCTCGGTGCTGCAGAACCTCCGCACAGCCATGCGGCGACAGATGCGCCGGCACGCCTCCCGCCGCGggccctcccgccgccgcctGGGCCGCCTCTGGAACCGGCTCTTCCACCGGCCGCGGGCGCCGCGGGGACAGATCCCGCTGCTGACGGCCGCTCGCACCTCGCAGACGGTGCTGGGCGACGGGCTCCTCCAGCCTGCGCCAGGGACCAGCCCGGACGCCCCCGCACCCCGTACGGACTCGGGCAGCCCCGCGGCAGCCGCGGATGGGCCCCCCAGCGCCCCGGGCCGGGCGCCAGAAGTGGGATCTGCCGGGCCGCCCCCCTCGGGCCTGCGggacccgggctgcaggcgggggGACAAGGACAGAAAAGCCTGCAGGGACCCTCCCGGGGACAGCCCGGCCCCCGCGGACATGCCTCGGGAGCCCTGCCCGGCCCAGGACCCTCAGCCCGCGGCTCCCACTGCCAGCAGCACCCTGGGCCCCCACGCACCAGAGCCACCGGGTGTCTGCAGGAGCCCCCCGCCACCCTGCTCCCCAACGTTGGAGGCCAGCGACGATGAGGCCCTGCTGGTCTGCTGA